One stretch of Tenacibaculum sp. MAR_2010_89 DNA includes these proteins:
- the accC gene encoding acetyl-CoA carboxylase biotin carboxylase subunit — MRKILVANRGEIALRVMRSAKKMGIKTVAVFSEADRKSPHVKFADEAVCIGPAPSNESYLLGDKIIAVAKELGVDGIHPGYGFLSENAAFGEAVAASGITFIGPKSKAIKVMGSKLAAKEAVKAYNIPMVPGIDEAVTDVSYAEKVANEIGYPILIKASAGGGGKGMRVVEKQADIKEQMERAISEAVSSFGDGSVFIEKYVGSPRHIEIQVLADSHGNVVHLFERECSVQRRHQKVVEEAPSSVLTPEIRQKMGDAAIKVAKACDYLGAGTVEFLLDENKNFYFLEMNTRLQVEHPVTEMITGVDLVEEQIKIARGEALSFTQEDLKIKGHALELRIYAEDPLEGFSPSIGILEKYQAPVGKNIRVDDGFEEGMEIPIYYDPMISKLITYGETREGAIELMKEAIVNYKIKGIKTTLPFGKFVCEHDAFISGNFDTHFVKKFYTPESLEKNFKIEAKIAAKIALQQYLKEQQILKVPTREI; from the coding sequence ATGAGGAAGATATTAGTTGCAAATAGAGGTGAAATTGCGTTAAGAGTAATGCGTTCAGCTAAAAAAATGGGAATTAAAACTGTAGCTGTTTTTTCAGAAGCAGATAGAAAATCACCACATGTTAAGTTTGCTGATGAAGCAGTTTGTATAGGACCAGCACCCTCTAATGAATCGTATTTGTTAGGAGATAAAATTATTGCAGTTGCTAAAGAATTAGGTGTAGATGGAATTCATCCTGGATATGGTTTTTTAAGCGAAAATGCCGCATTTGGCGAGGCTGTAGCAGCAAGTGGAATTACTTTTATTGGTCCAAAATCAAAAGCTATAAAAGTAATGGGTAGTAAGTTAGCAGCTAAGGAAGCTGTAAAAGCATATAATATTCCTATGGTACCAGGAATAGATGAAGCCGTTACCGATGTGTCTTATGCTGAAAAAGTAGCAAATGAAATAGGGTATCCAATTCTTATTAAAGCGTCTGCTGGAGGAGGAGGAAAAGGGATGCGTGTTGTTGAAAAACAAGCAGATATTAAAGAGCAAATGGAACGTGCAATATCTGAGGCAGTATCTTCTTTTGGTGATGGTTCAGTTTTTATTGAGAAATATGTGGGCTCTCCACGCCATATTGAAATACAAGTACTCGCAGATAGTCATGGGAATGTAGTACACTTATTTGAACGTGAATGTTCAGTTCAAAGACGTCATCAAAAAGTAGTTGAAGAAGCTCCTTCTAGTGTATTAACACCAGAAATTCGTCAAAAAATGGGAGATGCTGCAATAAAGGTAGCGAAGGCATGTGATTATTTAGGAGCTGGTACCGTTGAATTTTTGTTAGATGAAAACAAGAATTTCTATTTTTTAGAGATGAATACTCGTTTGCAAGTAGAGCATCCAGTAACAGAAATGATAACTGGAGTAGATTTGGTAGAAGAGCAAATAAAAATAGCTAGAGGAGAAGCACTGTCGTTTACTCAAGAAGATTTAAAAATTAAAGGACATGCATTGGAATTACGTATTTATGCAGAAGATCCGTTAGAAGGATTTAGTCCAAGTATTGGAATTTTGGAAAAGTATCAAGCACCAGTTGGAAAAAACATTCGTGTAGATGATGGTTTTGAAGAGGGTATGGAAATTCCTATTTATTATGACCCTATGATTTCAAAATTAATTACTTATGGTGAAACCCGTGAAGGAGCCATTGAGTTAATGAAAGAAGCCATTGTTAACTATAAAATAAAAGGAATAAAAACTACATTACCTTTTGGTAAGTTTGTTTGTGAGCATGATGCTTTTATTTCAGGTAATTTTGACACACATTTTGTGAAAAAGTTTTATACACCTGAAAGTTTAGAAAAAAACTTCAAGATTGAGGCTAAAATTGCAGCTAAAATAGCATTACAACAATATTTAAAAGAACAACAAATTTTAAAAGTACCAACTCGTGAAATCTAA
- a CDS encoding acyl-CoA carboxylase subunit beta, which translates to MKSKIEQLQEKIAEAKLGGGQKRIARQHQKGKLTARERIHYLLDEGSFEEVGILVTHRTKDFGMEDQKFYGDGVVTGYGTVNGRLIYVFAQDFTVFGGSLSETHAEKICKIMDLAVKIGAPLIGLNDSGGARIQEGVRSLGGYADIFYRNVQASGVIPQISAIMGPCAGGAVYSPAMTDFTVMVENSSYMFVTGPNVVKTVTNEEVTSEELGGASAHSTKSGVTHLTAVNDVQCLEDVKTLLSYMPQNNQETTQKIPFTLGDEFREELASIVPENANKPYDMKAVINGIADADSFFEIHKDYAENIVVGFARLGGRSIGIVANQPMSLAGCLDVNSSKKAARFTRFCDCFNIPLLVLVDVPGFLPGTDQEWNAIITNGAKLLYALSEATVPRISVITRKAYGGAYDVMNSKHIGADMNFAWPAAEIAVMGAKGASEIIFKKEISEAEDKEAKLLEKEAEYAELFANPYTAAERGFVDEVILPEETRRKLIKAFAMLEGKKVERPKRKHGNIPL; encoded by the coding sequence GTGAAATCTAAAATAGAACAATTACAAGAAAAAATAGCAGAAGCAAAGTTAGGAGGAGGTCAAAAAAGAATCGCCCGTCAGCATCAAAAAGGAAAGCTTACTGCACGAGAACGAATACATTATTTATTAGATGAAGGTTCTTTTGAAGAAGTAGGTATTTTAGTAACACACCGAACTAAAGATTTTGGAATGGAAGATCAAAAGTTTTATGGAGATGGTGTAGTTACTGGATATGGTACAGTAAATGGACGTTTAATATATGTTTTTGCACAAGATTTTACTGTTTTTGGAGGGTCATTATCTGAAACTCATGCTGAAAAAATATGTAAAATAATGGATTTAGCTGTGAAAATAGGAGCTCCTTTAATCGGGTTAAATGATTCAGGAGGCGCACGTATTCAAGAAGGAGTTCGCTCATTAGGAGGATATGCAGATATTTTTTACAGAAACGTACAAGCTTCAGGAGTAATTCCTCAAATTTCAGCTATTATGGGACCCTGCGCAGGAGGAGCGGTTTATTCACCAGCGATGACTGATTTTACTGTTATGGTAGAGAATTCTAGTTACATGTTTGTTACAGGACCTAATGTTGTTAAAACTGTAACGAACGAAGAAGTAACGTCTGAAGAGTTGGGTGGAGCAAGTGCTCATTCAACAAAATCAGGAGTAACTCATTTAACAGCTGTTAATGATGTACAATGTTTAGAAGATGTCAAAACATTGTTGAGTTATATGCCACAAAACAATCAAGAAACGACTCAGAAAATTCCTTTTACGCTAGGAGATGAGTTTAGAGAAGAATTAGCGAGTATAGTTCCTGAGAATGCAAATAAACCGTATGATATGAAAGCGGTTATTAATGGAATTGCAGATGCTGACTCTTTTTTTGAAATACATAAAGATTATGCTGAAAATATTGTAGTTGGTTTTGCTCGTTTAGGTGGTAGAAGTATCGGAATTGTTGCAAATCAACCAATGAGTTTAGCTGGATGTTTAGATGTTAATAGTTCTAAAAAAGCAGCTCGATTTACGCGTTTTTGTGATTGTTTTAATATTCCTTTATTAGTGTTGGTTGATGTACCTGGGTTTTTACCAGGAACAGATCAAGAATGGAACGCAATTATTACAAACGGAGCAAAATTATTATATGCTTTAAGTGAAGCTACTGTTCCAAGAATTAGTGTGATTACTCGTAAGGCTTATGGAGGAGCTTATGATGTAATGAACTCTAAACATATTGGAGCTGATATGAATTTTGCTTGGCCTGCTGCTGAAATTGCTGTAATGGGAGCTAAAGGAGCAAGTGAAATTATCTTTAAAAAAGAAATTTCAGAAGCTGAAGATAAAGAAGCTAAATTGTTAGAGAAGGAAGCAGAATATGCTGAGTTATTCGCAAATCCTTATACAGCTGCTGAACGTGGATTTGTAGATGAAGTTATATTACCTGAAGAAACAAGAAGAAAGTTAATAAAAGCTTTTGCAATGTTAGAAGGTAAAAAAGTGGAAAGACCCAAAAGAAAACACGGGAATATTCCTTTGTAA
- the arfB gene encoding alternative ribosome rescue aminoacyl-tRNA hydrolase ArfB, with protein sequence MNIAELFRELTFKATRSSGAGGQHVNKVSSKIELSFDIKNSIGLSSREKELLSKNLAHRLTKNHFLILFCDDTRSQHRNKELAIKRFIELIKLNLIRPKSRRPTKPTKNSIKKRVETKKKNSLKKALRKKPKI encoded by the coding sequence GTGAATATTGCTGAGTTATTTAGAGAGCTTACCTTCAAAGCTACAAGAAGTTCTGGTGCTGGTGGACAACATGTAAATAAAGTTTCATCAAAAATTGAACTATCTTTTGATATAAAAAATTCTATAGGACTTTCTTCTAGAGAAAAAGAATTACTTTCTAAAAACTTAGCACATCGATTAACTAAAAATCATTTCCTTATTTTATTTTGTGATGATACTCGTTCACAACACCGAAATAAAGAATTAGCTATTAAAAGATTTATTGAATTAATTAAGCTCAATTTAATTCGTCCTAAAAGTAGAAGACCTACAAAACCTACTAAAAACTCTATAAAAAAAAGGGTAGAAACTAAAAAGAAGAATTCTTTAAAAAAAGCATTACGTAAAAAACCTAAAATATAA